The DNA region tgcaccctcctcctcctctttgcGTCCTCCTGTTCCCCAGTTATCATGCCGTTCCATCTCTCCCTGCCCAGACTCTCTCAGATGGCTGTGTTCACAGGGAGGGACAGGCCGGAGCACAGCGGGAGACTGCTGCTCTTCGGGCTGTGGCTACTGGCCGTCTCTGGGCAGCGGACCACGCCAGTGCCCCTCCAACGAGAGAAGGTGGGGGTCCGATTGTCGGGCTATCCCCGCAAGCACAACGAGGGCCGGGTGGAGGTGTCCtacgagggagagtgggggaccatCTGCGATGACGACTTCAAGCTGGACAATGCTGTGGTTCTGTGCCGGATGATGGGTTTCACCACAGCCGTGGGCTGGACACACAGTGCCAAGTACGGCAAAGGGACAGGTGAGTGCTGGCAGGGACTGAAGGAACCCATGGTTACCCCCTCCCCTCAGCGTGCATGCTGTGGGATAACCAGAGCGAACTGACTGAATCATCTCAGGTATGTCACTCCCTCCCCAAAACATCTCCCAGTCTagaacaaggccattcagcccatcatgccggTGCTAGCTCTTGAAAAGAATGAGTTCTCCTTCAGTGTCAacctccaaacccatgaccacgtCCATCTAGAAGGTCATGGGTAGCAGATCGATggaaacaccaccccctgcaggttcccactcaccatcctgatatAGAAAtgcatcactgttccttcactgtcactggatcaaaatcctggaattcccctccctaagggcattgtgggtcaacccatagcGCATGGACTACAGCGGTTAGACTATAACActgagaaatagaaacaggagtgggccattcggcccatcgggtcgGCTCCACCAGTCTATAGGATCACAGCTGATCCAACATTCAACCCTCCGAGAGAAGAGTTTCCTCCTGACCCCAGTCTTaagttggtgcccctttattctgagatgatgcctctggtcctagactcgcccatgaggggaaacatcctctcaatgTTTACCCTGTGAAGCCCCTCGAACAATCCTCTGTGTTTCAAtgacatcacctctcattctttgtaaTTCCAGGCCCATTTTGCACAAGCACACCTGATAGGACAGTGCATTCATCCCCAAGAGTCAGTCCATTTAGTGTTCCTGATCCTGGGCATGGTCTAATGAGTCCCACAGTACCTGCAGATACCACCATTTTGAATATTTGTCCAGTTCCATTCCAGAAGAACATTCCAGATAAAGGCGCAGAAAGAAGTTGGGCTACGTGCTAGCCATTGGGACgcagtgggccaaagggtctctttctgtgtttTAAAGGGGGAAAAAGCCCAATGGCTATAAATTCTCCGCATCTCTCCTCAGACTTTAAAATGGCTTTAAAACTGTGACCTCTGACCCTCTAGCTATTGGAAACTATTTCGCTGGAGCCCTTCCAGTAACTCGATCGTGCACCCTCTGTCTGGGAGAGTTATTCGACTGTGGCAGGAGGGTTGGGGTGGAGATTGCAGATTACACTCACAAATGATCTTACCCGTTGCGTTCCAGGCAGGGTGTGGCTGGATAACCTGGATTGTCGTGGGACAGAGAAGGATGTCTCGGAGTGCAAGtccctggggtgggggcagactgactgcacacacGAGGAGGACGCTGGAGTCATCTGCAAGGATGAGCGCATCCCCGGATTTGTAGACTCAAACATCATCTCGGTAATGAAGCCACGCGATTGAACATGGCCGCCACATTGTTGCTCAGCGAAGGGGTGTGGCCCCACTGCTCACCAACACTTCATTAGCCTCATGAggtggaggggtcagtgttggactggggtggacaaagtcagaagtcacatgacaagtTACTTCACCCGATGATGAAGGGGCTgcgctctgaaaacttgtgatttcagagaaacctgttggacgataacctggtgtcatgtgacctctgatttcttaaaagtgaaaggcaggaggaga from Chiloscyllium punctatum isolate Juve2018m chromosome 1, sChiPun1.3, whole genome shotgun sequence includes:
- the LOC140482817 gene encoding lysyl oxidase homolog 3B-like isoform X1 encodes the protein MPFHLSLPRLSQMAVFTGRDRPEHSGRLLLFGLWLLAVSGQRTTPVPLQREKVGVRLSGYPRKHNEGRVEVSYEGEWGTICDDDFKLDNAVVLCRMMGFTTAVGWTHSAKYGKGTGRVWLDNLDCRGTEKDVSECKSLGWGQTDCTHEEDAGVICKDERIPGFVDSNIISVQSEQIEEVRLRPAVPNARQRLPVTEGFVEVQYKGQWEQVCDNGWIYKNSRVVCGMLGFPAERRTNKRFYK
- the LOC140482817 gene encoding lysyl oxidase homolog 3B-like isoform X2, producing the protein MAVFTGRDRPEHSGRLLLFGLWLLAVSGQRTTPVPLQREKVGVRLSGYPRKHNEGRVEVSYEGEWGTICDDDFKLDNAVVLCRMMGFTTAVGWTHSAKYGKGTGRVWLDNLDCRGTEKDVSECKSLGWGQTDCTHEEDAGVICKDERIPGFVDSNIISVQSEQIEEVRLRPAVPNARQRLPVTEGFVEVQYKGQWEQVCDNGWIYKNSRVVCGMLGFPAERRTNKRFYK